Proteins encoded by one window of Streptomyces sp. NBC_01571:
- a CDS encoding SsgA family sporulation/cell division regulator — MRESVQAEVMMSFLVSEELSFRIPVELRYETCDPYAVRLTFHLPGDAPVTWAFGRELLIDGVGRPCGDGDVHIAPADPDAFGEVLIRLQVGGDHALFRSGAAPLVAFLDRTDKLVPLGQERSLADFDTHLDEALDRILAEEQSAG, encoded by the coding sequence ATGCGCGAGTCGGTACAGGCAGAGGTCATGATGAGCTTCCTCGTGTCGGAGGAGCTGTCCTTCCGCATCCCGGTGGAGCTGCGCTACGAGACCTGTGATCCCTACGCCGTGCGGCTGACCTTCCACTTGCCCGGCGACGCGCCCGTGACCTGGGCCTTCGGGCGGGAGCTGCTGATCGACGGGGTGGGCCGGCCGTGCGGCGACGGCGATGTGCACATCGCGCCCGCCGATCCGGACGCGTTCGGCGAGGTACTGATCCGGCTCCAAGTGGGCGGCGATCATGCGCTGTTCCGGTCAGGCGCCGCGCCGCTGGTGGCATTCCTCGACCGCACCGACAAGCTCGTACCGCTGGGGCAGGAGCGCTCCCTCGCGGACTTCGACACCCACCTCGACGAGGCACTGGACCGCATCCTGGCGGAGGAGCAGAGCGCGGGCTGA
- a CDS encoding VWA domain-containing protein produces the protein MSKGANLPVAVGAVRAVLGWTGGPGAPDADASALLLGADGRVRDDGDFVFYNQPRHVSGAVRHLGKRQDAGVTTDTVEVDLRSLEPEIERVVLGVSADGGTFGQLSGLTLRLLDAGTQREFARFEMEATTETAFIGGELYLRGGQWKFRAIGQGYASGLAGLATDFGISVDEEPGLPTPAPVVPPVVLPAAVPVPPPAQASPAPRTPPAPPTPPAPLTPPAPPASPSRPAKGEARLPVDMRKRLSLRKEQVAVSLRKHGAEGVTARVVLILDASGSMSFLYAKGVVSDVVERMAAVAAQLDDDGVMQAWTFASHAARLPDLALGELPEWLELHVRVGELSLFRRSRKPRKGLLPGQVDMRTVGIQNEEQKAIAEVRTYVREHPAADPTLVLFFSDGGVYRNNEIERELREAVEEPIFWQFVGLGRSDYGVLERFDALPGRRVDNVGFFAVDDIGGIPDPELYDRLLSEFPAWITAARRQGIL, from the coding sequence ATGAGCAAGGGCGCCAACCTTCCGGTGGCCGTCGGGGCCGTACGGGCCGTGCTCGGCTGGACGGGAGGACCCGGCGCGCCGGACGCGGACGCCTCGGCGCTGCTGCTCGGTGCGGACGGCCGGGTGCGGGACGACGGGGACTTCGTCTTCTACAACCAGCCACGGCATGTCTCCGGTGCCGTACGCCACCTGGGGAAGCGGCAGGACGCCGGAGTCACGACGGACACGGTCGAGGTGGACCTGCGCTCACTGGAACCGGAGATCGAGCGGGTCGTGCTGGGTGTCTCGGCGGACGGCGGCACCTTCGGCCAGCTGTCCGGGCTGACGCTGCGGCTGCTCGACGCCGGGACACAGCGGGAGTTCGCGCGCTTCGAGATGGAGGCCACGACGGAAACGGCGTTCATCGGCGGCGAGTTGTATCTGCGTGGCGGACAGTGGAAGTTCCGGGCGATCGGACAGGGGTACGCGTCCGGACTCGCGGGACTCGCCACCGATTTCGGCATCAGCGTGGACGAGGAGCCCGGCCTTCCCACGCCAGCGCCGGTAGTGCCGCCCGTGGTCCTGCCCGCCGCCGTGCCGGTCCCGCCGCCCGCTCAAGCTTCCCCGGCACCCCGGACTCCCCCAGCACCTCCGACTCCCCCGGCACCCCTGACTCCCCCAGCACCCCCGGCCTCCCCCTCGCGTCCCGCCAAGGGCGAGGCACGGCTGCCCGTGGACATGCGCAAGCGGCTCTCCCTGCGCAAGGAGCAGGTGGCGGTCAGCCTGCGGAAGCACGGGGCGGAGGGTGTCACGGCGCGTGTGGTGTTGATCCTGGATGCCTCCGGTTCCATGTCCTTCCTGTACGCGAAGGGCGTCGTGTCCGACGTGGTCGAGCGGATGGCCGCCGTGGCCGCCCAGTTGGACGACGACGGCGTGATGCAGGCGTGGACGTTCGCCTCCCACGCGGCCCGGCTGCCGGATCTGGCCCTCGGCGAGTTGCCCGAGTGGCTCGAGCTTCACGTCCGCGTCGGCGAGCTGAGCCTGTTCCGGCGGAGCAGGAAGCCGCGGAAAGGGCTGCTGCCGGGACAGGTGGACATGCGGACGGTCGGCATCCAGAACGAGGAGCAGAAGGCGATCGCCGAGGTGCGCACGTATGTCAGGGAGCACCCGGCGGCCGATCCCACCCTGGTCCTGTTCTTCTCCGACGGGGGCGTCTATCGCAACAACGAGATCGAGCGGGAACTGCGGGAGGCGGTGGAGGAGCCGATCTTCTGGCAGTTCGTGGGCCTGGGCCGGTCCGACTACGGCGTGCTGGAGCGGTTCGACGCCCTGCCGGGCCGACGCGTCGACAACGTCGGCTTCTTCGCCGTGGACGACATCGGCGGCATTCCGGACCCGGAGCTGTACGACCGGCTGCTCTCCGAGTTTCCCGCCTGGATCACGGCGGCCCGGCGGCAGGGCATCCTCTGA
- a CDS encoding cupin domain-containing protein: protein MKAFRLDELEAERAANDGAYLQFLHERNMSVGLYALDAGERDSQRPHQQDEVYFVVSGRAAITVGLETTQVARGSVVYVPAGVAHKFHHITEDLRVLVMFSPPES, encoded by the coding sequence ATGAAGGCATTCCGGCTGGACGAACTGGAGGCGGAGCGCGCCGCCAACGACGGCGCCTATCTGCAGTTCCTGCACGAGCGGAACATGTCGGTCGGCCTGTACGCCCTCGACGCGGGTGAGCGTGACTCCCAGCGGCCCCACCAGCAGGACGAGGTGTACTTCGTGGTGAGCGGCCGGGCCGCGATCACGGTCGGCCTGGAGACCACGCAGGTGGCGCGCGGCAGCGTCGTCTACGTCCCCGCGGGCGTCGCCCACAAGTTCCACCACATCACCGAGGACCTGCGGGTGCTGGTGATGTTCTCTCCGCCGGAGAGCTGA
- a CDS encoding IclR family transcriptional regulator, with protein sequence MPVARTDRLEAAASEHPTTLIGSVQRAMRLLEAVAAREHGAPAKQLAREAGLALPTAYHLLRTLVHEGYLCREKGLFFLGEAAERLSSSGAQQKRRSMVSDALARWRDSIGAPVYYAVYRDGEIEVMCVADTPGNPAVEEWADFRETGHAHAVGKCLLSQLDERARRDHLDRYPVQSLTPYTVRDNAGLLRRLERTGRMDPVTERQEYALGTVCAALPITAGATAATVAISLPVHQADRLLPAARQLQGEISRLLGTLAISISI encoded by the coding sequence TTGCCGGTCGCGCGCACCGATCGGCTGGAGGCCGCGGCCTCGGAGCACCCCACGACCCTGATCGGCTCCGTGCAACGGGCGATGCGTCTCCTGGAGGCCGTCGCCGCGCGCGAGCACGGGGCCCCCGCGAAACAGCTCGCCCGGGAGGCCGGGCTCGCGTTGCCCACGGCCTACCACCTGCTGCGCACCCTGGTCCACGAGGGCTATCTCTGCCGGGAGAAAGGGCTGTTCTTCCTCGGTGAGGCCGCCGAGCGGTTGAGCAGCAGCGGAGCCCAGCAGAAACGTCGCAGCATGGTGAGCGACGCGCTCGCCCGGTGGCGCGACTCGATCGGTGCTCCCGTGTACTACGCGGTCTACCGCGACGGCGAGATCGAGGTCATGTGCGTCGCGGACACCCCGGGGAATCCGGCGGTGGAGGAGTGGGCCGACTTCAGGGAGACCGGGCACGCCCACGCGGTCGGCAAGTGTCTGCTGTCCCAGCTCGACGAGAGGGCCCGCAGGGATCACCTCGACCGCTATCCCGTGCAGTCGCTCACTCCGTACACGGTGCGTGACAACGCCGGCCTGCTGCGGCGTCTGGAGCGCACCGGACGGATGGACCCGGTCACCGAGCGGCAGGAGTACGCGCTGGGAACGGTGTGTGCCGCACTGCCCATCACCGCGGGGGCGACCGCCGCAACGGTGGCCATCTCCCTCCCTGTTCACCAGGCCGACCGACTGCTACCGGCGGCACGACAATTGCAAGGTGAGATCAGCAGACTACTGGGGACACTCGCGATCTCTATCAGCATCTGA
- the thiC gene encoding phosphomethylpyrimidine synthase ThiC — MTNKDVRTPASSQTDGPSAASPGEQSQGTGQSIGWHKAYVGGSRPDLRVPVRQVHLTNGQSVTLYDTSGPYTDPTVDTDVRRGLAPLREHWIVARGDTEEYTGRPVRPEDDGIKHTSPRGGLRNLDAVFPGRPRQPRRGRPGEAVTQLRYARRGEITPEMEFVAVRENVDPEVVREEIAAGRAVLPANVNHPEIEPMIIGKRFLVKVNANIGNSAVTSSIEEEVEKMTWATRWGADTVMDLSTGRNIHTTREWVLRNSPVPIGTVPLYQALEKVDGRAEELTWEIYKDTVVEQAEQGVDYMTVHAGVRLPYVPLTANRKTGIVSRGGSIMAAWCLAHHRESFLYENFEELCEILAAYDVTYSLGDGLRPGSIADANDAAQFAELRTLGELNTIAKRFHVQTMIEGPGHVPMHKIKENIDLQQEICDEAPFYTLGPLTTDVAPAYDHITSGIGAAMIAWWGTAMLCYVTPKEHLGLPNRDDVKTGVITYKIAAHTADLAKGHPGAQEWDDALSDARFEFRWEDQFNLALDPDTAREFHDETLPAEPAKTAHFCSMCGPKFCSMKISQSIAEQFGGSAAEGASPEEIAEGMLQKSKEFAARGNRVYLPLAD; from the coding sequence ATGACCAACAAGGACGTACGCACGCCTGCCTCCAGCCAGACGGACGGGCCGTCGGCCGCGTCCCCGGGCGAACAGTCCCAGGGGACAGGGCAGTCCATCGGGTGGCACAAGGCATACGTCGGGGGTTCGCGCCCCGACCTGCGGGTGCCGGTCCGTCAGGTGCACCTCACCAACGGGCAGTCCGTCACGCTGTACGACACCTCCGGCCCGTACACCGATCCGACCGTCGACACGGACGTGCGCAGGGGACTCGCTCCGCTGCGCGAGCACTGGATCGTCGCCCGGGGCGACACCGAGGAGTACACGGGCCGTCCGGTCCGCCCCGAGGACGACGGGATCAAGCACACCTCACCGCGCGGGGGCCTCCGCAATCTCGATGCGGTCTTCCCTGGCCGTCCGCGGCAGCCGCGCCGGGGCCGCCCCGGAGAGGCGGTCACCCAGCTCAGGTACGCCCGCCGCGGCGAGATCACACCCGAGATGGAGTTCGTGGCGGTCCGGGAGAACGTCGACCCCGAGGTCGTCCGCGAGGAGATCGCCGCGGGCCGCGCGGTGCTGCCCGCGAACGTCAACCACCCGGAGATCGAGCCGATGATCATCGGTAAGCGGTTCCTGGTGAAGGTCAACGCCAACATCGGCAACTCCGCGGTGACCTCCTCGATCGAGGAGGAGGTCGAGAAGATGACCTGGGCGACCCGCTGGGGCGCCGACACGGTCATGGACCTGTCCACCGGCCGCAACATCCACACCACGCGGGAATGGGTGCTGCGCAACTCCCCCGTCCCCATCGGCACGGTGCCCCTCTACCAGGCGCTGGAGAAGGTCGACGGCCGTGCCGAGGAGTTGACCTGGGAGATCTACAAGGACACGGTCGTCGAACAGGCGGAGCAGGGCGTGGACTACATGACGGTCCACGCGGGCGTGCGTCTGCCGTACGTACCGCTCACCGCGAACCGCAAGACCGGCATCGTCTCGCGCGGCGGCTCGATCATGGCGGCCTGGTGCCTGGCACACCACAGGGAGTCGTTCCTCTACGAGAACTTCGAGGAACTCTGCGAGATCCTCGCCGCGTACGACGTCACGTACTCGCTCGGCGACGGGCTACGGCCCGGTTCGATCGCGGACGCCAACGACGCCGCGCAGTTCGCCGAGTTGAGGACGCTCGGGGAACTCAACACGATCGCGAAGCGTTTCCATGTACAGACGATGATCGAGGGCCCGGGACATGTCCCGATGCACAAGATCAAGGAGAACATCGACCTTCAGCAGGAGATCTGTGATGAAGCTCCGTTCTATACGCTCGGCCCGCTGACGACGGACGTCGCGCCGGCGTACGACCACATCACCTCCGGCATCGGTGCCGCGATGATCGCCTGGTGGGGCACGGCCATGCTCTGCTACGTCACGCCCAAGGAGCACCTGGGTCTGCCCAACCGTGACGACGTCAAGACCGGCGTCATCACCTACAAGATCGCAGCCCACACGGCGGACCTCGCCAAGGGACACCCAGGCGCGCAGGAATGGGACGACGCGCTGTCCGACGCCCGCTTCGAATTCCGCTGGGAGGACCAGTTCAACCTGGCCCTCGACCCCGACACGGCCCGCGAGTTCCACGACGAGACACTGCCGGCCGAGCCTGCCAAGACAGCGCACTTCTGCTCCATGTGCGGCCCGAAGTTCTGCAGCATGAAGATCAGCCAGAGCATCGCGGAGCAGTTCGGTGGTTCCGCGGCCGAGGGGGCTTCACCCGAGGAGATCGCTGAGGGGATGCTCCAGAAGTCGAAGGAGTTCGCGGCGAGGGGGAACCGGGTGTATCTGCCGTTGGCCGACTGA
- a CDS encoding DUF5326 family protein, with protein MREIFNGMPWWVKWIAVPVIALVVFGTVIVSVLTVVIGLLFKALVFVALVGGLIYVVRKFTSSSSSRGDW; from the coding sequence ATGCGAGAGATCTTCAACGGGATGCCGTGGTGGGTGAAGTGGATCGCGGTGCCGGTCATCGCTCTGGTCGTGTTCGGCACGGTGATAGTGAGTGTGCTCACCGTGGTGATCGGCCTGCTCTTCAAGGCGCTGGTCTTCGTCGCGCTCGTCGGCGGGCTGATCTACGTGGTGCGCAAGTTCACGTCGAGTTCGTCCTCCCGCGGCGACTGGTGA
- a CDS encoding phage holin family protein, with protein sequence MKNFVVKTVANAGALAVAVWVLDKITLTGNSTGKKIVTLLLVALVFGLVNFLVKPVVKILTFPLFILTLGLITLVVNALMLLLTSWLADKLDLSFHVEGFWTAVLGGLIISVVSWALNVVLPDGDND encoded by the coding sequence ATGAAGAATTTCGTAGTCAAGACGGTCGCCAACGCCGGGGCCCTGGCCGTGGCCGTGTGGGTACTCGACAAGATCACCCTGACAGGCAACAGCACCGGCAAGAAGATCGTCACGCTGTTGCTCGTCGCACTGGTCTTCGGACTGGTGAACTTCCTGGTCAAGCCGGTGGTGAAGATCCTGACCTTCCCGCTGTTCATTCTCACACTCGGCCTGATCACGCTGGTGGTCAACGCCCTGATGCTGCTGCTCACCTCGTGGCTGGCCGACAAGCTGGACCTGAGCTTCCACGTCGAGGGCTTCTGGACGGCCGTCCTGGGCGGCCTGATCATCTCGGTGGTGTCCTGGGCGCTCAATGTGGTTCTTCCCGACGGCGACAACGACTGA
- a CDS encoding YibE/F family protein: MTTMQQPPFPPSEPRRGPGPDPVPGDGDGDGHGSGHGRGHGHGGGNGPGGGHGPGEGHGQRPDTLPGTGHSHSHSHGPAAPVSKHLRKVIAAVLIPFAAAVVVGLVVLWPGGAPSHERTGVGFDRQSQQATVTEIVQVDCKSVNASGGTAAGDTSTAAGSSARQQATGECKKATIRVDSGKDKGRTFTEIVQPDQSRQLHQGEKVVVAYEPSAPKELQYSVTDVNRRFPMALLAGIFALAVVVVGRMRGLMALIALAVSFLILTFFILPAILEGSNPLVVAVVGASAIMLIALYMCHGLSARTSVAVLGTLLSLVLIGVLGSVFIGWAALTGNTDDNTGLIHGLYPSIDMSGLLLAGVIIGSLGVLDDVTVTQTSAVWELHEANPTMGRRGLYRAGIRIGRDHIASVVNTLVLAYAGAALPLLLLFSIAQSSVGAVANSELVAEEIVRTLVGSIGLVASVPVTTALAALVVSADRPGTPGVLTAATGPVAPVQEPAGGRGPVRGGKGRRRKH; the protein is encoded by the coding sequence GTGACCACGATGCAGCAGCCCCCGTTCCCGCCGTCCGAGCCGCGACGCGGCCCCGGCCCCGACCCTGTCCCCGGCGACGGCGACGGCGACGGCCATGGCTCCGGACACGGCCGCGGGCACGGGCACGGTGGCGGCAACGGTCCAGGGGGCGGGCACGGACCGGGTGAGGGACACGGTCAGAGGCCGGACACCCTGCCGGGGACGGGGCACTCGCACAGTCACAGTCATGGCCCGGCCGCGCCCGTCTCCAAGCATCTGCGCAAGGTCATCGCGGCCGTGCTGATTCCCTTCGCCGCGGCGGTCGTTGTGGGTCTCGTGGTGCTCTGGCCCGGCGGCGCCCCGTCGCACGAGCGCACCGGTGTCGGCTTCGACCGGCAGAGCCAGCAGGCCACGGTCACCGAGATCGTCCAGGTGGACTGCAAGTCGGTGAACGCCTCGGGGGGCACGGCGGCCGGCGACACCTCCACCGCCGCGGGTTCCTCCGCCCGGCAGCAGGCGACGGGCGAGTGCAAGAAGGCGACGATCCGGGTGGACAGCGGCAAGGACAAGGGCCGTACCTTCACGGAGATCGTCCAGCCCGACCAGTCACGGCAGTTGCACCAGGGCGAGAAGGTCGTGGTCGCCTACGAGCCCTCGGCGCCCAAGGAACTGCAGTACTCGGTCACCGACGTGAACCGGAGGTTCCCGATGGCGCTGCTCGCCGGGATCTTCGCGCTGGCCGTCGTGGTGGTGGGCCGGATGCGTGGCCTCATGGCGCTGATCGCGTTGGCCGTCAGTTTCCTCATCCTGACGTTCTTCATCCTGCCCGCCATCCTGGAGGGCTCGAATCCGCTGGTCGTGGCGGTGGTCGGGGCGAGCGCCATCATGTTGATCGCGCTCTACATGTGCCACGGCCTGTCGGCCCGTACGTCGGTGGCCGTCCTCGGCACCCTGCTCTCGCTGGTGCTGATCGGTGTGCTCGGCTCGGTGTTCATCGGCTGGGCGGCCCTGACCGGCAACACCGACGACAACACCGGCTTGATCCACGGCCTGTACCCGTCCATCGACATGAGCGGTCTGCTGCTCGCGGGCGTGATCATCGGTTCGCTCGGTGTGCTCGACGACGTGACGGTGACGCAGACCTCGGCGGTCTGGGAGCTGCACGAGGCCAATCCCACCATGGGCCGGCGCGGCCTGTACCGCGCGGGCATCCGGATCGGCCGCGACCACATCGCGTCGGTCGTCAACACGCTCGTCCTGGCGTACGCGGGTGCCGCGCTGCCCCTGCTGTTGCTTTTCTCGATCGCTCAGAGCAGCGTCGGCGCGGTCGCCAACAGCGAACTGGTCGCCGAGGAGATCGTGCGCACCCTGGTCGGCTCGATCGGTCTGGTCGCCTCGGTGCCGGTCACCACCGCGCTGGCGGCCCTGGTGGTCTCGGCGGACCGTCCCGGGACGCCGGGCGTCCTCACGGCGGCCACAGGGCCCGTGGCGCCCGTACAGGAGCCCGCCGGGGGCCGGGGGCCGGTCCGGGGCGGCAAGGGTCGTCGCCGCAAGCACTGA
- a CDS encoding metallophosphoesterase gives MTQGAGQGPEVLRTETLRDFRVPAYVNETGPYVPSTPPGEPLGAIDGLAEEPDGYTPTQRDLPVINRGDTVQVAVDPEAGPAPQPAEGPGPLYVVGDVHGYLDQLIAALQEQGLVDAAGNWSAGTARLWFLGDFTDRGPDGIGVIDLVMRLSAEAAAVGGYCKALMGNHELLLLGAKRFGDTPVNSGAGTATFQAAWLLNGGQKTDMDRLQDHHLQWMARLDAMEEVDGHLLMHSDTTAYLDYGDSIEAVNDTIRETLTRNDADECWDLFRKLTRRFAFRDDGGAEAVLSLLDTYGGTRIVHGHSPIPYLLGEVGSEEGEDSPSPVVEEPHLYADGLAIAMDGGVTMAGKLLVRQLPLGS, from the coding sequence ATGACTCAGGGGGCCGGTCAGGGACCCGAGGTGCTGCGGACGGAGACGTTGCGCGACTTTCGGGTGCCCGCGTACGTCAACGAGACCGGTCCGTACGTGCCGAGCACGCCTCCGGGCGAGCCCCTCGGCGCGATCGACGGGCTCGCCGAGGAGCCCGACGGCTATACGCCGACACAGCGCGACCTGCCCGTCATCAACCGGGGTGACACGGTTCAGGTCGCCGTCGACCCCGAGGCCGGGCCGGCTCCGCAGCCGGCCGAGGGCCCGGGTCCGCTCTACGTCGTCGGCGACGTGCACGGCTATCTCGACCAGCTGATCGCCGCGCTCCAGGAGCAGGGCCTCGTCGACGCCGCGGGCAACTGGTCCGCCGGGACCGCCCGCCTGTGGTTCCTCGGCGACTTCACCGACCGCGGCCCGGACGGCATCGGTGTGATCGACCTCGTGATGCGGTTGTCCGCCGAGGCGGCCGCGGTCGGGGGCTACTGCAAGGCGCTGATGGGCAACCACGAGCTGCTGCTGCTCGGCGCCAAGCGGTTCGGCGACACGCCGGTGAACTCCGGCGCGGGCACGGCCACCTTCCAGGCCGCCTGGCTGCTCAACGGCGGCCAGAAGACCGACATGGACCGTCTCCAGGACCATCACCTGCAGTGGATGGCCCGCCTCGACGCCATGGAGGAAGTCGACGGCCACCTCCTGATGCACTCCGACACCACCGCCTATCTCGACTACGGCGACTCCATCGAAGCGGTCAACGACACCATCCGCGAAACCCTCACCCGCAACGACGCCGACGAGTGCTGGGACCTCTTCCGGAAGCTGACCAGGCGCTTCGCCTTCCGCGACGACGGGGGCGCCGAAGCCGTCCTCTCCCTGCTGGACACCTACGGCGGCACCCGGATCGTCCACGGGCACAGCCCCATTCCGTACCTGCTGGGCGAGGTCGGCTCGGAGGAGGGCGAGGACAGCCCGAGCCCCGTGGTCGAGGAACCGCATCTTTACGCCGACGGACTGGCCATCGCGATGGACGGCGGGGTGACCATGGCCGGAAAGCTGCTGGTCCGGCAACTGCCCCTGGGTAGCTGA